A window of Cryptomeria japonica chromosome 3, Sugi_1.0, whole genome shotgun sequence contains these coding sequences:
- the LOC131033642 gene encoding uncharacterized protein LOC131033642 encodes MNAQAHVAGLRRLSARANNKVHHHINPTTTAGPLQKGLDSFSVFGKKVIDHLRKKQRIPIDKGLSDEEFVRIEATFAFSFPPDLRAILQEGMPVGVGFPDWRSGGSQQISMRLNLPIAGLSYEVAKGRFWCKQWGQRPVDMESAVAVARANLKKVPVLVPIYGHCYIPSCPNLAGNPVFFVYKNEVLCCGFDLGDFFEREEFGLQEPLDFTNSFRHAHDSLMCLRRDRSLRSMGHYRKSSSKDEFELINSDHLDDDKVCKNIEAWGRNLDSLAKCSDFVSKKSFLEWPRRSVSVSDRHPHPFLSGCNSPKFLSNNTHLQERIISDKILANLAVSPSPWSASKAPRWIQFWSDLAENRSNSSFSCVTSPSPERLFSSSKVDIDVAEDKYGDDGIGGCINIAEICMPRWVMEYLEELANILRNGGWKERDINDMLLQVSSSNLPGSEDIYLDSQTIIEGLLLKADLMSNSLRKAGWSSKDVAEIFNIEYNPIRKPTKKISPELAERIGKLAEFVARA; translated from the coding sequence ATGAATGCTCAGGCCCATGTGGCAGGGCTGAGGAGGTTGTCTGCTAGGGCCAACAACAAGGTTCATCACCACATCAATCCCACAACAACGGCAGGGCCTCTTCAGAAGGGACTTGATTCGTTTTCTGTGTTTGGAAAGAAGGTGATTGATCATCTGAGGAAGAAGCAGAGGATACCCATTGACAAGGGGTTGTCTGATGAGGAGTTTGTCAGAATTGAAGCTACTTTTGCCTTCTCATTTCCTCCAGATTTGAGAGCAATCTTGCAGGAAGGGATGCCTGTTGGGGTGGGGTTCCCTGATTGGAGGTCAGGTGGGTCTCAGCAGATTAGTATGAGGCTCAACTTGCCCATTGCAGGGTTGTCCTATGAGGTAGCCAAGGGCAGGTTCTGGTGCAAGCAGTGGGGACAGAGGCCTGTGGACATGGAGTCTGCAGTGGCAGTGGCAAGGGCCAATCTGAAGAAGGTACCAGTTCTGGTGCCCATTTATGGTCACTGCTATATCCCATCTTGTCCTAATCTTGCAGGTAATCCAGTCTTTTTTGTGTATAAAAATGAGGTCTTGTGTTGTGGGTTTGATCTTGGAGACTTCTTTGAGAGGGAGGAATTTGGGCTTCAGGAACCCTTGGATTTCACAAACAGTTTCAGGCATGCTCACGATAGTTTAATGTGCCTGAGGAGGGACAGGTCTCTGAGGTCAATGGGTCATTATAGAAAGAGCAGCAGCAAGGATGAATTTGAACTTATTAATTCTGATCATCTTGATGATGATAAAGTCTGCAAGAATATAGAAGCATGGGGGAGGAACCTGGATTCTCTAGCAAAATGCTCAGATTTTGTGAGTAAGAAGAGTTTTTTAGAGTGGCCCAGGAGGAGTGTCTCTGTCTCTGATAGACACCCACATCCATTTCTGAGTGGTTGCAATTCCCCCAAATTTCTAAGCAACAACACCCATCTTCAAGAAAGGATCATCTCTGACAAGATCCTTGCTAATTTAGCAGTCTCCCCTTCACCCTGGTCTGCTTCCAAGGCTCCAAGGTGGATACAGTTTTGGAGTGATTTGGCAGAAAATAGGTCAAATTCTTCTTTCTCTTGCGTCACATCCCCTTCTCCTGAAAGGCTGTTTTCTTCCTCCAAAGTAGATATTGATGTAGCAGAAGATAAGTATGGCGATGATGGTATTGGTGGGTGTATTAATATTGCTGAAATCTGCATGCCCAGATGGGTAATGGAGTACTTAGAGGAGTTGGCAAATATTCTCAGAAATGGGGGTTGGAAGGAGAGGGACATCAATGACATGCTACTTCAAGTCTCTTCCTCAAATTTGCCAGGCTCTGAAGATATATACTTGGACAGTCAGACTATTATAGAGGGGTTGCTACTTAAAGCagatttgatgtcaaactctctgaGAAAAGCAGGGTGGAGTTCAAAGGATGTAGCAGAGATTTTTAACATCGAGTATAATCCCATTAGGAAgcccacaaagaaaatatctccAGAGTTAGCTGAAAGAATAGGGAAGCTTGCAGAATTTGTGGCCAGAGCGTGA